One genomic region from Corvus hawaiiensis isolate bCorHaw1 chromosome 28, bCorHaw1.pri.cur, whole genome shotgun sequence encodes:
- the LOC125317777 gene encoding mucosa-associated lymphoid tissue lymphoma translocation protein 1-like isoform X5: MGDWSMPIGSLGEEVVARLCELLDNAGRGWRKLAELAGAEKRFKCSAEELEMCSLKVLEPRGSPTQCLLQLLAERDCTLRYLLGCLERMGHEQACRVLSSAVQDMIRITVQPESQVVAEGTQVSLTCCATGPPGLTYQWFCGRQEVPGATSPELLINTATLAGQPEWYICRVNCGATFTFSRWAHVQVEKSSSPSSASGYCLTMAGLQILQQPRPCRLAEGDTLALECRAIGNPPPQYQWFRNRRPVEGAQAPQLQPPALSCWQVKLVTTAERGSYCCRVFNLFHEVWSQEVDVEIVLGALQPMPGGDAMHGVPDIPSATGPRLFTSGGSWPEGDGGSLEHGSPGQLYATDKVALLIGNMHYLHHKQLQAPIVDVHALGALLRQLDFKVVSLLDLRKAEMQMAVDEFLLLLDKGVYAGLLYYAGHGYENFGNSFMVPIDAPSAYTSEHCLCVQRVLREMQQRRTGLNIFLLDMCRKRNLNDDVIPQVGVLEVTANIVFGYATCADAEAYELSQGELSNGIFVTFLKRWLMEDEKITVLLDKVAEDMGTLEITRGRQALELRSNLSERRALTDPIRPPGQDESSARNLQWAKAHVLPESRHLRFNCGVSVQLGFAAEFSNIMIIYTRVVAAPKDITNCEARLTDIPEELDVDLKCTNKESPEEVGSPLAPVWSLGCPSCCLYSRICGLQKLQQELAFTICLQYRYQGMDDFVEERQRVNVGRPLIAKLNLQRAASPSPPHSPLFSSPPRSWGVVGSLWVNTPEENLSPEGPSSHTL; encoded by the exons ATGGGGGACTGGAGCATGCCCATCGGCTCGCTGGGCGAGGAAGTGGTGGCCCGGCTGTGTGAGCTGCTGGATAACGCCGGCCGGGGCTGGCGCAAGCTGGCCGAGCTGGCCGGGGCCGAGAAACGCTTCAAGTGCAG CGCGGAGGAGCTGGAGATGTGCTCGCTGAAGGTGCTGGAGCCCCGCGGCAGCCCCACgcagtgcctgctgcagctcctggccgAGCGCGACTGCACCCTCAGGTACCTGCTGGGCTGCCTGGAGCGCATGGGGCACGAACAGGCCTGCCGGGTCCTCAGCTCCGCCG tcCAGGACATGATCCGCATCACGGTGCAGCCCGAGTCACAGgtggtggcagaggggacacaggtgTCCCTGACCTGCTGCGCGACTGGCCCACCGGGGCTTACGTACCAATGGTTCTGTGGGAGGCAGGAG GTGCCTGGAGCCAcatccccagagctgctgatcAACACGGCCACCCTGGCAGGCCAGCCCGAGTGGTACATCTGCCGGGTGAACTGCGGGGCCACCTTCACCTTCTCCAGGTGGGCTCACGTCCAGGtggagaagagcagcagccccagctcag ccagTGGCTACTGcctgaccatggcagggctgCAGATCCTGCAGCAGCCGCGGCCGTGCCGGCTGGCCGAGGGGGACACGCTGGCACTGGAGTGCAGAGCCATTGGCAACCCCCCACCCCAGTACCAGTGGTTCAGGAACCGGCGCCCCGTGGAAGGGGCACAGGCACCCCAGCTCCAG cctcctgctctgtcctgctggcAGGTGAAGCTGGTGACAACGGCCGAGCGGGGCAGCTACTGCTGCCGTGTGTTCAACCTCTTCCACGAGGTGTGGAGCCAGGAGGTGGACGTGGAGATCG TTCTGGGGGCACTGCAGCCCATGCCGGGAGGTGATGCCATGCATGGGGTCCCTGACATCCCCTCTGCCACAGGCCCGCGTCTCTTCACCTCTGGAGGCTCCTGGCCGGAGGGGGATGGAG GCTCCCTAGAGCATGGCAGCCCTGGACAGCTGTACG ccacGGACAAAGTGGCGCTGCTGATCGGCAACATGCACTACCTGCAccacaagcagctgcaggcGCCCATAGTGGATGTTCACGCCCTCGGTGCCCTCCTCCGCCAGCTCGACTTCAAGGTGGTGTCACTGCTGGACCTGCGCAAGGCCGAGATGCAGATGGCCGTCGATgagttcctcctcctccttgacAAGGGCGTCTACG CAGGTTTACTCTACTATGCTGGGCATGGCTATGAAAATTTTGGCAACAGCTTCATGGTGCCCATTGACGCACCCAGCGCCTACACATCCGAGCACTGCCTGTGCGTGCAGCGGGTGCTGCGGGAGATGCAGCAGCGCCGCACCGGCCTCAACATCTTCCTGCTTGACATGTGCCGCAAGAG GAACCTCAACGACGACGTCATCCCGCAGGTTGGGGTGCTGGAGGTCACGGCCAACATCGTCTTTGGCTATGCCAC GTGCGCGGATGCCGAAGCCTATGAGCTGAGCCAGGGTGAGCTCTCCAACGGCATCTTCGTCACCTTCCTCAAGCGCTGGCTGATGGAGGATGAGAAGATCACggtgctgctggacaaggtgGCCGAGG ACATGGGCACTCTGGAGATCACGCGGGGACGGCAGGCACTGGAGCTTCGCAGCAACCTCTCAGAGAGACGGGCTCTGACAGACCCCATCCGCCCCCCGGGCCAGGATGAGTCCTCTGCCAGGAACCTGCAGTGGGCCAAGGCTCACG tcCTGCCAGAGAGCCGGCACCTTCGCTTCAACTGCGGTGTCAGCGTCCAGCTGGGCTTCGCCGCCGAGTTCTCCAACATCATGATCATCTACACGCGTGTGGTGGCTGCCCCCAAGGACATCACCAACTGTGAGGCCCGGCTCACGGATATTCCtgag GAGCTGGATGTGGACCTCAAGTGCACCAACaaggagagcccagaggaggtgGGCAGCCCGCTGGCACCTGTCTGGAGCCTCGgctgcccctcctgctgcctctaCAGCCGGATCTGTGGcttgcagaagctgcag caggagctggcctTCACCATCTGCCTGCAGTATCGCTACCAGGGCATGGATGACTTTGTGGAGGAGCGGCAGCGGGTGAACGTGGGGCGGCCACTCATTGCCAAGCTCAACCTGCAGCGGGCGGCCTCCCCCTCgccgccccacagccccctcttctcctctccccccaggagctggggggTGGTGGGGAGCTTGTGGGTCAACACCCCTGAGGAGAACCTGAGCCCCGAGGGCCCCAGCTCCCACACCCTGTAG
- the LOC125317777 gene encoding mucosa-associated lymphoid tissue lymphoma translocation protein 1-like isoform X6, protein MGDWSMPIGSLGEEVVARLCELLDNAGRGWRKLAELAGAEKRFKCSAEELEMCSLKVLEPRGSPTQCLLQLLAERDCTLRYLLGCLERMGHEQACRVLSSAVQDMIRITVQPESQVVAEGTQVSLTCCATGPPGLTYQWFCGRQEVPGATSPELLINTATLAGQPEWYICRVNCGATFTFSRWAHVQVEKSSSPSSASGYCLTMAGLQILQQPRPCRLAEGDTLALECRAIGNPPPQYQWFRNRRPVEGAQAPQLQPPALSCWQVKLVTTAERGSYCCRVFNLFHEVWSQEVDVEIVLGALQPMPGGDAMHGVPDIPSATGPRLFTSGGSWPEGDGGSLEHGSPGQLYATDKVALLIGNMHYLHHKQLQAPIVDVHALGALLRQLDFKVVSLLDLRKAEMQMAVDEFLLLLDKGVYGLLYYAGHGYENFGNSFMVPIDAPSAYTSEHCLCVQRVLREMQQRRTGLNIFLLDMCRKRNLNDDVIPQVGVLEVTANIVFGYATCADAEAYELSQGELSNGIFVTFLKRWLMEDEKITVLLDKVAEDMGTLEITRGRQALELRSNLSERRALTDPIRPPGQDESSARNLQWAKAHVLPESRHLRFNCGVSVQLGFAAEFSNIMIIYTRVVAAPKDITNCEARLTDIPEELDVDLKCTNKESPEEVGSPLAPVWSLGCPSCCLYSRICGLQKLQQELAFTICLQYRYQGMDDFVEERQRVNVGRPLIAKLNLQRAASPSPPHSPLFSSPPRSWGVVGSLWVNTPEENLSPEGPSSHTL, encoded by the exons ATGGGGGACTGGAGCATGCCCATCGGCTCGCTGGGCGAGGAAGTGGTGGCCCGGCTGTGTGAGCTGCTGGATAACGCCGGCCGGGGCTGGCGCAAGCTGGCCGAGCTGGCCGGGGCCGAGAAACGCTTCAAGTGCAG CGCGGAGGAGCTGGAGATGTGCTCGCTGAAGGTGCTGGAGCCCCGCGGCAGCCCCACgcagtgcctgctgcagctcctggccgAGCGCGACTGCACCCTCAGGTACCTGCTGGGCTGCCTGGAGCGCATGGGGCACGAACAGGCCTGCCGGGTCCTCAGCTCCGCCG tcCAGGACATGATCCGCATCACGGTGCAGCCCGAGTCACAGgtggtggcagaggggacacaggtgTCCCTGACCTGCTGCGCGACTGGCCCACCGGGGCTTACGTACCAATGGTTCTGTGGGAGGCAGGAG GTGCCTGGAGCCAcatccccagagctgctgatcAACACGGCCACCCTGGCAGGCCAGCCCGAGTGGTACATCTGCCGGGTGAACTGCGGGGCCACCTTCACCTTCTCCAGGTGGGCTCACGTCCAGGtggagaagagcagcagccccagctcag ccagTGGCTACTGcctgaccatggcagggctgCAGATCCTGCAGCAGCCGCGGCCGTGCCGGCTGGCCGAGGGGGACACGCTGGCACTGGAGTGCAGAGCCATTGGCAACCCCCCACCCCAGTACCAGTGGTTCAGGAACCGGCGCCCCGTGGAAGGGGCACAGGCACCCCAGCTCCAG cctcctgctctgtcctgctggcAGGTGAAGCTGGTGACAACGGCCGAGCGGGGCAGCTACTGCTGCCGTGTGTTCAACCTCTTCCACGAGGTGTGGAGCCAGGAGGTGGACGTGGAGATCG TTCTGGGGGCACTGCAGCCCATGCCGGGAGGTGATGCCATGCATGGGGTCCCTGACATCCCCTCTGCCACAGGCCCGCGTCTCTTCACCTCTGGAGGCTCCTGGCCGGAGGGGGATGGAG GCTCCCTAGAGCATGGCAGCCCTGGACAGCTGTACG ccacGGACAAAGTGGCGCTGCTGATCGGCAACATGCACTACCTGCAccacaagcagctgcaggcGCCCATAGTGGATGTTCACGCCCTCGGTGCCCTCCTCCGCCAGCTCGACTTCAAGGTGGTGTCACTGCTGGACCTGCGCAAGGCCGAGATGCAGATGGCCGTCGATgagttcctcctcctccttgacAAGGGCGTCTACG GTTTACTCTACTATGCTGGGCATGGCTATGAAAATTTTGGCAACAGCTTCATGGTGCCCATTGACGCACCCAGCGCCTACACATCCGAGCACTGCCTGTGCGTGCAGCGGGTGCTGCGGGAGATGCAGCAGCGCCGCACCGGCCTCAACATCTTCCTGCTTGACATGTGCCGCAAGAG GAACCTCAACGACGACGTCATCCCGCAGGTTGGGGTGCTGGAGGTCACGGCCAACATCGTCTTTGGCTATGCCAC GTGCGCGGATGCCGAAGCCTATGAGCTGAGCCAGGGTGAGCTCTCCAACGGCATCTTCGTCACCTTCCTCAAGCGCTGGCTGATGGAGGATGAGAAGATCACggtgctgctggacaaggtgGCCGAGG ACATGGGCACTCTGGAGATCACGCGGGGACGGCAGGCACTGGAGCTTCGCAGCAACCTCTCAGAGAGACGGGCTCTGACAGACCCCATCCGCCCCCCGGGCCAGGATGAGTCCTCTGCCAGGAACCTGCAGTGGGCCAAGGCTCACG tcCTGCCAGAGAGCCGGCACCTTCGCTTCAACTGCGGTGTCAGCGTCCAGCTGGGCTTCGCCGCCGAGTTCTCCAACATCATGATCATCTACACGCGTGTGGTGGCTGCCCCCAAGGACATCACCAACTGTGAGGCCCGGCTCACGGATATTCCtgag GAGCTGGATGTGGACCTCAAGTGCACCAACaaggagagcccagaggaggtgGGCAGCCCGCTGGCACCTGTCTGGAGCCTCGgctgcccctcctgctgcctctaCAGCCGGATCTGTGGcttgcagaagctgcag caggagctggcctTCACCATCTGCCTGCAGTATCGCTACCAGGGCATGGATGACTTTGTGGAGGAGCGGCAGCGGGTGAACGTGGGGCGGCCACTCATTGCCAAGCTCAACCTGCAGCGGGCGGCCTCCCCCTCgccgccccacagccccctcttctcctctccccccaggagctggggggTGGTGGGGAGCTTGTGGGTCAACACCCCTGAGGAGAACCTGAGCCCCGAGGGCCCCAGCTCCCACACCCTGTAG
- the LOC125317777 gene encoding mucosa-associated lymphoid tissue lymphoma translocation protein 1-like isoform X2, producing MGDWSMPIGSLGEEVVARLCELLDNAGRGWRKLAELAGAEKRFKCSAEELEMCSLKVLEPRGSPTQCLLQLLAERDCTLRYLLGCLERMGHEQACRVLSSAVQDMIRITVQPESQVVAEGTQVSLTCCATGPPGLTYQWFCGRQEVPGATSPELLINTATLAGQPEWYICRVNCGATFTFSRWAHVQVEKSSSPSSASGYCLTMAGLQILQQPRPCRLAEGDTLALECRAIGNPPPQYQWFRNRRPVEGAQAPQLQPPALSCWQVKLVTTAERGSYCCRVFNLFHEVWSQEVDVEIVLGALQPMPGGDAMHGVPDIPSATGPRLFTSGGSWPEGDGGSLEHGSPGQLYATDKVALLIGNMHYLHHKQLQAPIVDVHALGALLRQLDFKVVSLLDLRKAEMQMAVDEFLLLLDKGVYGATTPARAAPAQGELGGFMLVESWGAARQGAGAGRSGDATMSPPCHLPSVPPAGLLYYAGHGYENFGNSFMVPIDAPSAYTSEHCLCVQRVLREMQQRRTGLNIFLLDMCRKRNLNDDVIPQVGVLEVTANIVFGYATCADAEAYELSQGELSNGIFVTFLKRWLMEDEKITVLLDKVAEDMGTLEITRGRQALELRSNLSERRALTDPIRPPGQDESSARNLQWAKAHVLPESRHLRFNCGVSVQLGFAAEFSNIMIIYTRVVAAPKDITNCEARLTDIPEELDVDLKCTNKESPEEVGSPLAPVWSLGCPSCCLYSRICGLQKLQELAFTICLQYRYQGMDDFVEERQRVNVGRPLIAKLNLQRAASPSPPHSPLFSSPPRSWGVVGSLWVNTPEENLSPEGPSSHTL from the exons ATGGGGGACTGGAGCATGCCCATCGGCTCGCTGGGCGAGGAAGTGGTGGCCCGGCTGTGTGAGCTGCTGGATAACGCCGGCCGGGGCTGGCGCAAGCTGGCCGAGCTGGCCGGGGCCGAGAAACGCTTCAAGTGCAG CGCGGAGGAGCTGGAGATGTGCTCGCTGAAGGTGCTGGAGCCCCGCGGCAGCCCCACgcagtgcctgctgcagctcctggccgAGCGCGACTGCACCCTCAGGTACCTGCTGGGCTGCCTGGAGCGCATGGGGCACGAACAGGCCTGCCGGGTCCTCAGCTCCGCCG tcCAGGACATGATCCGCATCACGGTGCAGCCCGAGTCACAGgtggtggcagaggggacacaggtgTCCCTGACCTGCTGCGCGACTGGCCCACCGGGGCTTACGTACCAATGGTTCTGTGGGAGGCAGGAG GTGCCTGGAGCCAcatccccagagctgctgatcAACACGGCCACCCTGGCAGGCCAGCCCGAGTGGTACATCTGCCGGGTGAACTGCGGGGCCACCTTCACCTTCTCCAGGTGGGCTCACGTCCAGGtggagaagagcagcagccccagctcag ccagTGGCTACTGcctgaccatggcagggctgCAGATCCTGCAGCAGCCGCGGCCGTGCCGGCTGGCCGAGGGGGACACGCTGGCACTGGAGTGCAGAGCCATTGGCAACCCCCCACCCCAGTACCAGTGGTTCAGGAACCGGCGCCCCGTGGAAGGGGCACAGGCACCCCAGCTCCAG cctcctgctctgtcctgctggcAGGTGAAGCTGGTGACAACGGCCGAGCGGGGCAGCTACTGCTGCCGTGTGTTCAACCTCTTCCACGAGGTGTGGAGCCAGGAGGTGGACGTGGAGATCG TTCTGGGGGCACTGCAGCCCATGCCGGGAGGTGATGCCATGCATGGGGTCCCTGACATCCCCTCTGCCACAGGCCCGCGTCTCTTCACCTCTGGAGGCTCCTGGCCGGAGGGGGATGGAG GCTCCCTAGAGCATGGCAGCCCTGGACAGCTGTACG ccacGGACAAAGTGGCGCTGCTGATCGGCAACATGCACTACCTGCAccacaagcagctgcaggcGCCCATAGTGGATGTTCACGCCCTCGGTGCCCTCCTCCGCCAGCTCGACTTCAAGGTGGTGTCACTGCTGGACCTGCGCAAGGCCGAGATGCAGATGGCCGTCGATgagttcctcctcctccttgacAAGGGCGTCTACGGTGCGACAACACCCGCCAGGGCGGCTCCAGCCCAGGGGGAACTGGGTGGTTTTATGCTGGTGGAGTCTTGGGGTGCAGCCAGGCAAGGAGCAGGTGCTGGCAGGTCAGGGGATGCCACCATGTCACCACCATGTCACCTGCCCTCTGTTCCCCCAGCAGGTTTACTCTACTATGCTGGGCATGGCTATGAAAATTTTGGCAACAGCTTCATGGTGCCCATTGACGCACCCAGCGCCTACACATCCGAGCACTGCCTGTGCGTGCAGCGGGTGCTGCGGGAGATGCAGCAGCGCCGCACCGGCCTCAACATCTTCCTGCTTGACATGTGCCGCAAGAG GAACCTCAACGACGACGTCATCCCGCAGGTTGGGGTGCTGGAGGTCACGGCCAACATCGTCTTTGGCTATGCCAC GTGCGCGGATGCCGAAGCCTATGAGCTGAGCCAGGGTGAGCTCTCCAACGGCATCTTCGTCACCTTCCTCAAGCGCTGGCTGATGGAGGATGAGAAGATCACggtgctgctggacaaggtgGCCGAGG ACATGGGCACTCTGGAGATCACGCGGGGACGGCAGGCACTGGAGCTTCGCAGCAACCTCTCAGAGAGACGGGCTCTGACAGACCCCATCCGCCCCCCGGGCCAGGATGAGTCCTCTGCCAGGAACCTGCAGTGGGCCAAGGCTCACG tcCTGCCAGAGAGCCGGCACCTTCGCTTCAACTGCGGTGTCAGCGTCCAGCTGGGCTTCGCCGCCGAGTTCTCCAACATCATGATCATCTACACGCGTGTGGTGGCTGCCCCCAAGGACATCACCAACTGTGAGGCCCGGCTCACGGATATTCCtgag GAGCTGGATGTGGACCTCAAGTGCACCAACaaggagagcccagaggaggtgGGCAGCCCGCTGGCACCTGTCTGGAGCCTCGgctgcccctcctgctgcctctaCAGCCGGATCTGTGGcttgcagaagctgcag gagctggcctTCACCATCTGCCTGCAGTATCGCTACCAGGGCATGGATGACTTTGTGGAGGAGCGGCAGCGGGTGAACGTGGGGCGGCCACTCATTGCCAAGCTCAACCTGCAGCGGGCGGCCTCCCCCTCgccgccccacagccccctcttctcctctccccccaggagctggggggTGGTGGGGAGCTTGTGGGTCAACACCCCTGAGGAGAACCTGAGCCCCGAGGGCCCCAGCTCCCACACCCTGTAG